The following proteins are co-located in the Bosea sp. AS-1 genome:
- a CDS encoding TetR/AcrR family transcriptional regulator: protein MADAPARTEREHYHHGALREAMIAAAEAVLVERGLGGFTLRECARRAGVSPAAPAHHFGNLTGLLTAIATLGFDDLSTAMEAAVAMAQAQGRSRLAAIARAYVETALANPGRFRVVFGQRGMDRQDPAFRAAATRAFGILVREVRLSRGLPAPLSLDQKPAAEALAPDLPEVLLAWSTVHGFSTLLIDGALDFLAPESGRRAFLDRHAARLFALLASALSIEAEPA, encoded by the coding sequence ATGGCCGATGCCCCGGCGCGGACCGAGCGCGAGCACTACCACCATGGCGCATTGCGGGAGGCGATGATCGCGGCCGCGGAAGCGGTGTTGGTCGAGCGTGGGCTCGGCGGCTTCACCTTGCGCGAATGTGCCCGGCGGGCGGGGGTGTCGCCAGCCGCTCCGGCGCATCATTTCGGCAACCTGACCGGTTTGCTGACGGCGATCGCGACGCTGGGCTTCGACGACCTTTCGACCGCGATGGAGGCGGCGGTTGCAATGGCGCAGGCGCAGGGACGCAGTCGCCTTGCCGCAATCGCACGAGCCTATGTCGAGACGGCGCTCGCCAATCCCGGGCGTTTCCGCGTCGTCTTCGGCCAGCGCGGGATGGACCGGCAGGACCCCGCCTTCCGGGCTGCGGCAACGCGGGCCTTCGGCATCCTAGTCCGCGAGGTGCGGCTGAGCCGTGGTCTGCCAGCGCCTCTTTCCCTTGACCAGAAGCCCGCCGCAGAGGCGCTGGCACCCGATCTGCCGGAAGTGCTGCTCGCCTGGTCGACAGTCCATGGCTTCTCGACGCTGCTGATCGACGGCGCACTGGATTTCCTGGCTCCGGAAAGTGGGCGCCGCGCGTTTCTCGACAGGCACGCGGCAAGGCTTTTCGCTCTGCTGGCATCAGCCCTTTCGATCGAGGCGGAGCCGGCCTGA
- a CDS encoding YcjX family protein — translation MSTSAVAGLTGSSRLRPSVKGPTSERCGVVSDPSYIDTARNAALAFGDSLLGLARPRLRLGVTGLSRSGKTVFTTALIQNLMEGAKLPVLKAASQGRIARVRLVPQPDPDVPRFPYEAHRAAMNGSDRRWPESTRRISELRVEIDYERASGWFKGPATLTLDIVDYPGEWLLDLALIGQDYKAWSMQAVADARKSHRQKAAADWLGDLAGRDADGPADELAAEAASDLFKGYLAKLRADPEAVAVTPPGRFLMPGDLEGSPALTFAPLDLGHDREPRPGTLAGLMAERFEAYKRVVVTPFFRDHFARLDRQIVLVDVLAALDAGAPALADLETALGQALSAFSVGRNSWLSSLFAPRIERVLFAATKADHIHHSSHDRLAAVMSLLVSRALSRAQGAGAQVEAMALAAVRATHEVRIRQGREELPAIAGVPEAGEEIDGQVFDGVTEAAIFPGELPERPEAIFDPKSHWQIRAPRFRPPLVEADAGGRLKPPPQIRLDRALEFLIGDRLA, via the coding sequence ATGTCGACGAGCGCGGTGGCCGGCTTGACCGGTTCGTCACGCCTGCGTCCCTCGGTGAAGGGCCCGACGAGTGAGCGCTGCGGCGTGGTGAGCGACCCCTCCTACATCGACACCGCCCGCAATGCGGCGCTGGCCTTTGGCGACAGCCTGCTCGGGCTGGCGCGGCCGCGTCTGCGGCTTGGCGTCACCGGGCTCTCGCGCTCGGGCAAGACCGTCTTCACCACTGCCCTGATCCAGAACCTGATGGAAGGCGCGAAGCTGCCGGTGCTGAAGGCGGCTTCGCAGGGGCGCATCGCCCGCGTGCGGCTGGTACCGCAGCCCGATCCTGACGTGCCGCGCTTCCCCTACGAGGCCCATCGCGCGGCGATGAACGGGTCGGACCGGCGCTGGCCGGAGTCGACGCGGCGCATCTCGGAGCTGCGCGTCGAGATCGATTACGAACGGGCCTCCGGCTGGTTCAAGGGGCCGGCGACGCTGACGCTCGATATCGTCGATTACCCCGGCGAATGGCTGCTCGATCTTGCCTTGATCGGGCAGGACTACAAGGCCTGGTCGATGCAGGCGGTGGCCGATGCCCGCAAGTCGCACCGGCAGAAGGCCGCAGCCGATTGGCTGGGCGACCTCGCCGGTCGCGATGCTGACGGCCCCGCCGACGAGCTGGCGGCCGAGGCTGCGAGCGATCTTTTCAAGGGCTATCTGGCGAAGCTCCGGGCCGACCCGGAGGCCGTGGCGGTGACGCCGCCTGGCCGCTTCCTGATGCCGGGCGACCTCGAAGGTTCGCCGGCCCTGACCTTCGCGCCACTGGATCTGGGGCATGACCGGGAGCCGAGGCCCGGCACGCTCGCGGGGCTGATGGCGGAGCGCTTCGAGGCCTATAAGCGCGTCGTGGTCACGCCGTTCTTCCGCGACCATTTCGCCAGGCTCGACCGGCAGATCGTGCTGGTCGACGTGCTGGCGGCGCTCGACGCCGGCGCGCCGGCGCTGGCCGATCTCGAAACCGCGCTGGGGCAGGCGCTCTCAGCCTTCTCGGTCGGGCGCAATTCCTGGCTCTCCAGCCTGTTCGCGCCGCGCATCGAGCGCGTGCTCTTCGCCGCGACCAAGGCCGACCATATCCACCATTCCAGCCATGACCGGCTGGCGGCGGTGATGTCGCTCCTGGTCTCGCGGGCGCTGTCGCGAGCGCAGGGGGCCGGTGCGCAGGTCGAGGCCATGGCGCTGGCCGCCGTCCGGGCGACGCATGAGGTCCGCATCCGGCAGGGCCGAGAAGAACTGCCGGCCATTGCCGGGGTGCCTGAGGCCGGCGAGGAGATCGATGGGCAGGTCTTCGATGGCGTGACGGAGGCCGCGATCTTCCCGGGCGAGCTGCCTGAACGGCCGGAGGCCATCTTCGACCCGAAAAGCCACTGGCAGATCCGGGCGCCGCGCTTCCGCCCGCCGCTGGTCGAGGCCGATGCCGGCGGGCGGCTGAAGCCGCCGCCGCAGATCCGCCTCGACCGTGCGCTCGAATTCCTGATCGGCGACAGGTTGGCGTGA
- a CDS encoding TIGR01620 family protein, with product MTKAPRAILLGERAADDIAVDGGGIRQGDVAILPESEPVDAIESTAVAPVKRRFSWGSLFVAGLSGFLALAAGVWVENTISSLMSQNPALGYAALVCAAIAVFALLVMLARVLRDILRERKVEALRERGADLLVGGTTDAAKALAGELAGLYKARAQTAQGRAELEAALPQLFAPRDVLTVAERSLLVPLDRQAQEQIAIAARRVSLVTAVSPRALVDVLFVLVACARLLRSIAGIYAGRPGTLGLLRLARQVLNHLVLTGGMAAGDAVIQQVLGQGLAARLSAKLGEGVINGMLTARIGLAALAVCRPLPFVEATPPTLSDVAGDLASWRGAKSETE from the coding sequence ATGACGAAGGCACCTCGCGCGATCCTGCTCGGCGAAAGGGCGGCTGACGACATCGCCGTCGATGGCGGTGGCATCCGGCAGGGGGACGTTGCGATCCTGCCGGAAAGCGAGCCGGTCGATGCCATCGAGTCGACGGCCGTGGCGCCGGTGAAGCGCCGGTTCTCCTGGGGCTCGCTCTTCGTCGCCGGGCTATCGGGCTTTCTCGCACTGGCCGCCGGCGTCTGGGTCGAGAACACGATCTCGTCGCTGATGAGCCAGAACCCGGCGCTGGGCTATGCTGCGCTGGTCTGTGCCGCCATCGCCGTCTTTGCGCTGCTGGTGATGCTGGCGCGGGTGCTGCGTGACATCCTGCGCGAGCGCAAGGTCGAGGCCCTGCGGGAGCGCGGGGCCGATCTGCTCGTCGGCGGAACCACCGATGCCGCCAAGGCGCTCGCCGGCGAGCTTGCCGGTCTCTACAAGGCGCGCGCGCAGACCGCGCAGGGCAGGGCGGAGCTCGAGGCGGCGCTGCCGCAGCTCTTCGCGCCACGCGACGTGCTGACCGTCGCGGAACGCAGTCTGCTGGTGCCGCTCGACAGGCAGGCGCAGGAGCAGATCGCGATCGCGGCACGACGCGTCTCGCTAGTCACGGCGGTGAGTCCGCGTGCGCTCGTCGATGTCCTGTTCGTCCTCGTCGCCTGTGCCCGGCTGCTGCGTTCCATCGCCGGCATCTATGCCGGGCGCCCCGGTACGCTCGGATTGCTTCGGCTGGCCCGGCAAGTGCTGAACCACCTGGTGCTGACCGGCGGTATGGCGGCGGGCGACGCCGTGATCCAGCAAGTGCTGGGGCAGGGGCTTGCCGCACGGCTCTCCGCCAAGTTGGGCGAGGGGGTCATCAACGGCATGCTGACGGCCCGGATCGGGCTTGCGGCGCTTGCGGTCTGCCGGCCGCTGCCTTTCGTCGAGGCCACGCCGCCGACCCTTTCGGACGTGGCGGGTGATCTCGCCTCCTGGCGCGGAGCCAAGAGCGAGACGGAATGA
- the flaF gene encoding flagellar biosynthesis regulator FlaF has protein sequence MQNGFNAYAAAAKTAQSVVSPRELEASLLIKAATRLQSVADDWMNREGDLDDALSYNRRLWTLLVKAMIAEDNPLPVGIKTNILGLANFIFNQSFKLAADPQPQGLGILVSINREIASGLRGR, from the coding sequence ATGCAAAACGGGTTTAACGCCTACGCCGCCGCTGCCAAGACAGCCCAGTCCGTCGTTTCTCCCCGCGAGCTCGAAGCCTCCCTGCTGATCAAGGCTGCCACCCGGCTGCAATCCGTCGCCGACGACTGGATGAACCGGGAAGGCGATCTCGACGACGCGCTCTCCTACAACCGGCGCCTCTGGACCTTGCTCGTCAAGGCCATGATCGCGGAAGACAACCCGCTGCCGGTCGGCATCAAGACCAATATCCTCGGCCTCGCGAATTTTATCTTCAACCAGAGCTTCAAGCTCGCGGCTGACCCGCAGCCGCAGGGTCTCGGCATCCTGGTCAGCATCAATCGCGAGATCGCCTCCGGCCTGCGCGGTCGCTGA
- the flbT gene encoding flagellar biosynthesis repressor FlbT, producing MALKVELKPRERIIIGQVVIRNDEQRTRFFIEGDAPILREKDILTAASADTPAKNIYLAVQLMYLEQDPTHQHETFFQLVRDFLQAAPSALPHIHEINNRILSGDLYKALKAAKKLIAYEAELIEHAKRV from the coding sequence ATGGCTCTCAAGGTCGAGCTCAAGCCGCGTGAACGGATCATCATCGGCCAGGTGGTGATCCGCAACGACGAGCAGCGCACGCGCTTCTTCATCGAGGGTGACGCCCCGATCCTGCGCGAGAAGGATATTCTCACCGCAGCCAGCGCCGATACGCCGGCCAAGAACATCTATCTGGCCGTCCAATTGATGTATCTGGAACAGGATCCCACGCACCAGCACGAGACCTTCTTCCAGCTCGTGCGCGATTTCCTGCAGGCCGCGCCGAGCGCTCTGCCGCATATTCACGAGATCAATAACCGCATCTTAAGCGGCGATCTTTATAAGGCTCTCAAGGCAGCCAAGAAGCTGATCGCCTACGAAGCGGAATTGATCGAGCATGCAAAACGGGTTTAA
- a CDS encoding flagellin — MTITTYGTGAYRTAQPNNFVSSRAQFDDLQRQLATKERSTSYGDLGIDRRVSLDLNAKISSLESWLDGIGLADVNLKLMSGAVDNFAKMATESRNDMRSNTYLPTSTGQTAPQTLAQEKFKQTLDLLNSNVNGRYLFSGRTSDTQPTLSYDEIINGSTGKDGLRQVIDERKKADLGSDGMGRLQMGVTGTTTINLSDADHVYGFKLGDISATGTGISVSAQTPAPAGTNAAFAISVTGQPVPGDKVSITLKLPDGTQEQITLTARAPGTSGSATDSFEIGADINATAANLQNSIGTAIKTEAKTTLSAASSQVAAAAFFAGSTSNPPVRVPGADPYTATNPPTNAGVKDTVIWYRGDDATDPARSTATVQVDQGQTVGTGARANEEAFRVGLAQFGIMAVETFPADDSNSQARYEAMAERVGDRLGFGGTTQKPTELITELGSAQTALANAKERHQSTKDYLTTTLSGVENVTTEEVATQILSLQTQLQASYQVTSMLSKLSLTNYL, encoded by the coding sequence ATGACCATCACCACCTATGGCACCGGCGCCTACCGCACGGCCCAGCCGAACAATTTCGTCTCCAGCCGCGCGCAGTTCGACGATCTGCAGCGGCAGCTCGCCACCAAGGAGCGCAGCACGAGCTATGGCGATCTCGGCATCGACCGTCGCGTCAGCCTCGACCTCAACGCCAAGATCTCCTCGCTCGAGTCCTGGCTGGATGGCATCGGTCTCGCCGACGTCAATCTGAAGCTGATGTCGGGCGCCGTCGACAACTTCGCGAAGATGGCGACGGAGAGCCGCAACGACATGCGCTCGAATACCTATCTGCCGACCTCGACCGGCCAGACGGCGCCGCAGACGCTGGCGCAGGAGAAGTTCAAGCAGACGCTCGACCTGCTGAACAGCAACGTCAATGGGCGCTATCTCTTCTCCGGTCGGACTTCGGACACGCAGCCCACGCTGAGCTATGACGAAATCATCAACGGCAGCACCGGCAAGGACGGGCTGCGGCAGGTGATCGACGAGCGCAAGAAGGCCGATCTCGGCAGCGACGGCATGGGCCGGCTGCAGATGGGAGTGACGGGCACGACGACGATCAATCTGTCGGATGCCGACCATGTCTACGGCTTCAAGCTCGGCGACATCTCTGCGACGGGAACCGGCATTTCGGTCTCCGCCCAGACGCCCGCGCCTGCCGGGACGAATGCCGCCTTCGCCATCTCCGTCACCGGCCAGCCCGTGCCCGGCGACAAGGTCAGCATCACCCTGAAGCTGCCCGATGGCACGCAGGAGCAGATCACGCTGACCGCGCGTGCGCCGGGGACGAGCGGCTCGGCTACGGATTCCTTCGAGATCGGCGCGGACATCAACGCGACCGCCGCGAACCTGCAGAATTCCATCGGTACGGCGATCAAGACGGAGGCGAAGACAACGCTTTCCGCCGCCTCCTCGCAGGTCGCAGCGGCTGCCTTCTTCGCTGGCAGCACCAGCAACCCGCCCGTGCGCGTGCCCGGCGCGGATCCTTACACGGCGACCAATCCTCCCACCAATGCCGGCGTCAAGGATACCGTGATCTGGTATCGCGGCGACGATGCCACCGATCCGGCGCGCAGCACCGCGACGGTCCAGGTCGATCAGGGGCAGACCGTCGGCACCGGCGCCCGCGCGAACGAGGAGGCCTTCCGGGTCGGCCTCGCCCAGTTCGGGATCATGGCGGTCGAGACCTTCCCCGCCGACGATTCCAACTCGCAGGCCCGATACGAAGCGATGGCGGAGCGGGTCGGAGACCGGCTCGGCTTCGGCGGCACCACCCAGAAGCCAACGGAGCTCATCACCGAGCTGGGCTCGGCCCAGACGGCGCTTGCGAATGCCAAGGAACGGCATCAGAGCACCAAGGATTACCTGACCACGACGCTTTCGGGTGTCGAGAACGTGACGACCGAAGAGGTGGCGACGCAGATCCTGTCGCTGCAGACACAGCTGCAGGCGAGCTACCAGGTGACGTCGATGCTCTCGAAGCTCTCGCTGACCAACTATCTCTGA
- a CDS encoding flagellar hook-basal body complex protein, with product MGVFSALTTAVSGMTAQSYALENISGNIANSRTAGYKRVDTAFADLVPDAALNRQVAGSVAAFSQATNSIQGDLNPTRIDTNIAINGDGFFVVDQRQSGVGANTQFSNTNLYTRRGDFDFDANGYLVNGAGYYLKGLKIDQVTGQLIGTQPDVLRITKEQFPAKATTSIEYRANIPAVPGTTQKSQGGSELLNAASVTAAGTPPNSYPANAAVMGNNISSFLASSIPGGSVTVYDQLGKATSVEMRWAKIDNGDATATPPTTGTWGLFVAQDTSATGAGQVAYVQAGQNVTFGTTGQMISPATGDIALPTMTIGGTTITGINLTTGGNGVTQNGDVSGQIDARSIRQDGYTAGTLDRVSVSAEGQVIGTFSNGQVVALAQVSVARFNADNSLKRLDGGAFEETIESGPPIIGLGTSQMVGGSVEQSNTDIADEFSKMIVTQQAYSANTKVITTAQEMLTSVFNIIR from the coding sequence ATGGGTGTTTTCAGTGCGCTGACGACAGCGGTTTCAGGTATGACGGCGCAGTCCTATGCGCTCGAGAACATCTCCGGCAACATCGCGAACTCGCGAACCGCCGGCTATAAGCGGGTCGATACGGCCTTCGCCGATCTGGTGCCGGATGCGGCGCTGAACCGTCAGGTCGCCGGCTCGGTCGCGGCTTTCAGCCAGGCGACGAACTCGATCCAGGGTGATCTCAACCCGACCCGCATCGACACCAACATCGCGATCAACGGCGACGGCTTCTTCGTGGTCGACCAGCGCCAGAGCGGCGTCGGCGCCAACACGCAGTTCTCCAACACGAATCTCTATACCCGGCGCGGCGATTTCGACTTCGACGCGAACGGCTATCTCGTCAATGGAGCGGGCTACTATCTCAAGGGCCTGAAGATCGACCAGGTGACCGGCCAGCTGATCGGTACGCAGCCGGACGTGCTGCGGATCACCAAGGAGCAGTTCCCCGCCAAGGCCACGACCTCGATCGAATATCGCGCGAACATTCCGGCCGTGCCGGGGACGACGCAAAAGTCCCAGGGCGGCAGCGAGCTTCTCAACGCGGCGTCCGTCACGGCTGCCGGGACGCCGCCGAACTCCTATCCCGCCAACGCCGCTGTGATGGGCAACAACATCAGCAGTTTCCTGGCGAGCTCGATCCCCGGCGGGTCGGTGACCGTCTACGACCAGCTCGGCAAGGCCACCAGCGTCGAGATGCGCTGGGCCAAGATCGACAATGGCGATGCCACCGCCACCCCGCCGACGACGGGCACCTGGGGTCTTTTCGTCGCTCAGGACACCAGCGCGACCGGTGCTGGCCAGGTTGCCTATGTTCAGGCCGGCCAGAACGTCACCTTCGGTACGACCGGACAGATGATATCCCCTGCCACCGGCGACATCGCGTTGCCGACGATGACGATCGGCGGGACGACGATCACCGGCATCAACCTGACGACCGGCGGCAACGGCGTGACGCAGAATGGCGACGTCAGCGGCCAGATCGATGCGCGCAGCATCCGTCAGGACGGCTACACCGCAGGCACGCTCGACCGCGTCTCGGTCTCGGCCGAGGGGCAGGTGATCGGCACCTTCAGCAACGGTCAGGTCGTGGCGCTCGCCCAGGTCTCGGTCGCCCGCTTCAACGCTGATAATTCGCTGAAGCGGCTGGATGGCGGTGCCTTCGAGGAGACGATCGAATCCGGGCCGCCGATCATCGGGCTCGGCACCTCGCAGATGGTCGGCGGCAGCGTCGAGCAGTCGAACACCGACATTGCCGACGAATTCTCGAAGATGATCGTCACCCAACAGGCCTACTCGGCCAACACCAAGGTCATCACCACCGCGCAGGAAATGCTGACCTCGGTGTTCAACATCATCCGGTGA
- a CDS encoding helix-turn-helix transcriptional regulator, whose protein sequence is MPVIVELDVMLARRKMRSKELAQRIGLTEQQVSQLKSGKVRGMRFDTLSRICEVLQCQPGDLLRYEPGVDAEGE, encoded by the coding sequence ATGCCCGTTATCGTCGAACTCGATGTCATGCTGGCGCGCCGCAAGATGCGCTCCAAGGAACTCGCACAGCGGATCGGCCTGACGGAGCAGCAGGTCTCGCAGCTCAAATCCGGCAAGGTGCGCGGCATGCGCTTCGATACGTTGTCGCGGATCTGCGAGGTGCTGCAGTGCCAGCCGGGCGATTTGCTGCGCTACGAGCCGGGAGTCGATGCCGAGGGCGAATGA
- a CDS encoding histidine phosphatase family protein, with amino-acid sequence MRRLMLLRHAKSNWPAGVADRDRPLAARGREAAPVMGRYLADEMLLPDLVLISPAKRTVETWELVLFMLPEKPATQYEPRIYEAKPGALLYVVQETEPSVKTLLMIGHNPGFEELARRLAGHGDRYAAARMGQKYPTAGLAVLDFAIEDWRDVDERGGRLDRFVTPASLGEGPDE; translated from the coding sequence ATGCGACGCCTCATGCTCCTGCGCCATGCGAAATCGAACTGGCCCGCCGGTGTGGCCGACCGGGACAGGCCGCTCGCCGCACGGGGACGCGAGGCGGCTCCGGTGATGGGGCGCTACCTCGCCGACGAAATGCTGCTGCCGGATCTCGTGCTGATCTCGCCGGCCAAGCGCACGGTCGAAACCTGGGAGCTGGTCTTGTTCATGCTGCCGGAGAAGCCGGCGACCCAGTACGAACCGCGCATCTACGAGGCCAAGCCCGGGGCGCTGCTCTATGTGGTGCAGGAGACGGAGCCCTCGGTGAAGACGCTCCTGATGATCGGCCATAATCCCGGCTTCGAGGAGTTGGCGCGGCGGCTGGCCGGTCATGGCGATCGCTACGCTGCGGCGCGGATGGGCCAGAAATATCCGACGGCAGGTCTTGCGGTGCTCGATTTCGCCATCGAGGATTGGCGCGATGTCGACGAGCGCGGTGGCCGGCTTGACCGGTTCGTCACGCCTGCGTCCCTCGGTGAAGGGCCCGACGAGTGA
- the flgK gene encoding flagellar hook-associated protein FlgK: MGLSTSLNTAIGGLTASQVGIGVVSQNVANAGTTGYVRRVVSNSDSLSGLTIGVQSTQVQRLLDTIVQHQLWQEASGAAYTSTRAKALTNLDKLYGAPGSATALDTVFNKFTSALQSLQNDPSSYSLRSQVVDSATQLARQLNTLSSGIQAQRDQAETGIATAVTKVNDLLGALTKVNARIVAAPNDSATASLKDQRDLILSELSQYVDIKTTEDARGSISVVTGSGTQLFDGQPAVTFSFDAHSGLGPDDQWSTDPTKRGVGTITMRSANGSVSDAITNNVFRSGEIAANIELRDKTLVKAQAQLDEIATQMTKALSERSIQGNVYPAAPATPTGLDVNIDKQRVNTLTFDYTSPPATGTQRFTFVDAPAGVTVPIGSDPNNKVIAIDFSASPASIASQIQSALDANGATGFTVSNPGTGVLRITEPSGRVAGLGAQTTVTSADAATPEMPLFVDAGNKPFVGSYDEATRKVGFAARITINADVVANRALLSGAPGTPAGDTARASALLAGLTSNVRSFDNSSSPDGSTVPFSGTVGNFVQRVVSSQGQAVETAQRLDEGQQVALASIQSRFQETAQVNVDQEMSMLIELQNAYAANARIISTVKEMMDMLMRV; this comes from the coding sequence ATGGGGTTGAGCACCTCCCTCAACACGGCGATCGGTGGCCTCACCGCCAGCCAGGTCGGTATCGGCGTCGTTTCGCAGAACGTCGCCAATGCCGGGACGACGGGTTATGTCCGGCGCGTCGTCTCGAACAGCGACAGCCTGAGCGGGCTCACGATCGGCGTGCAGAGCACGCAGGTTCAACGGCTGCTCGACACCATCGTCCAGCATCAGCTCTGGCAGGAAGCGTCAGGAGCGGCCTACACTTCGACGCGCGCCAAGGCGCTGACGAATCTCGACAAGCTCTATGGCGCGCCGGGCAGCGCGACCGCGCTCGACACCGTCTTCAACAAGTTCACCAGCGCGCTGCAGTCGCTGCAGAACGATCCCTCGTCCTACAGCCTGCGCTCGCAGGTGGTCGACTCCGCAACGCAGCTTGCCCGGCAGCTCAACACGCTGTCGAGCGGCATCCAGGCGCAGCGCGACCAGGCCGAGACCGGCATCGCCACGGCCGTCACCAAGGTCAACGACCTGCTCGGCGCCCTCACCAAGGTCAACGCCCGCATCGTAGCGGCGCCAAACGACAGCGCGACAGCCAGCCTGAAGGACCAGCGCGACCTGATCCTCTCCGAGCTGTCGCAGTACGTCGACATCAAGACCACGGAGGATGCTCGCGGCTCGATCAGCGTCGTGACCGGTTCGGGGACGCAACTTTTCGACGGACAGCCCGCCGTCACCTTCAGCTTCGATGCCCATAGCGGGCTCGGGCCGGACGACCAGTGGAGCACCGACCCGACCAAGCGAGGCGTCGGCACGATCACGATGCGCAGCGCGAACGGCAGCGTGTCGGACGCGATCACCAACAACGTCTTCCGCTCGGGCGAGATCGCCGCGAATATCGAGCTGCGTGACAAGACGCTGGTGAAGGCCCAGGCGCAGCTCGACGAGATCGCCACCCAGATGACGAAGGCGCTGTCAGAGCGCTCGATCCAGGGAAACGTCTACCCGGCGGCCCCGGCCACGCCTACAGGGCTCGACGTCAACATCGACAAGCAGCGCGTCAACACGCTGACATTCGACTATACGTCTCCGCCAGCGACCGGGACGCAGCGTTTCACCTTCGTCGATGCGCCGGCCGGCGTGACCGTGCCGATCGGCAGCGACCCAAACAACAAGGTGATCGCGATCGATTTCTCGGCGAGCCCCGCCTCGATCGCCAGCCAGATCCAGAGCGCGCTCGACGCGAATGGCGCCACAGGCTTCACGGTTTCGAATCCTGGCACCGGGGTGCTGCGCATCACCGAGCCGAGTGGCCGCGTCGCCGGGCTCGGCGCCCAGACCACCGTGACCAGCGCGGATGCGGCCACACCGGAGATGCCGCTCTTCGTCGATGCCGGCAACAAGCCGTTCGTCGGCTCCTATGACGAGGCCACTCGCAAGGTCGGCTTCGCGGCACGCATCACCATCAATGCCGATGTCGTCGCCAACCGGGCGCTCTTGTCCGGGGCGCCCGGCACGCCGGCCGGCGACACCGCCCGCGCCAGCGCGCTGCTCGCGGGTCTGACGAGCAATGTTCGCAGCTTCGACAACTCCTCTTCGCCGGATGGCAGTACCGTGCCCTTCTCCGGGACGGTGGGCAACTTCGTCCAACGGGTCGTCTCTTCCCAAGGCCAGGCCGTCGAGACCGCGCAGCGGCTGGACGAAGGACAGCAGGTCGCGCTCGCCTCGATCCAGAGCCGCTTCCAGGAAACCGCGCAGGTCAATGTCGATCAGGAAATGTCGATGCTGATCGAGCTCCAGAACGCCTATGCCGCCAATGCCCGCATCATCTCCACGGTCAAGGAGATGATGGACATGCTGATGAGAGTGTGA
- a CDS encoding DUF2975 domain-containing protein — MSHPSPPAAALTRDAAVRLRRVSRWARAFSYAAGLLMFFGLIWLWTDPEALASHARSAIGLANAPIAPSPRGYWAAFALAWVPAAFFILAMLRLGNLFRAFGEGRVLVDENATRLAQVGWLLAGFGAVTPVVRAAQSLALTFDNPGGQRQIAIMLDPGIFAALAAGATLIAFGLVLREAIRLSDENQSFV; from the coding sequence ATGTCGCACCCATCCCCGCCAGCCGCAGCCTTGACCCGTGACGCTGCCGTTCGCCTGCGACGCGTCAGCCGATGGGCACGCGCCTTCAGCTATGCCGCAGGATTGCTCATGTTCTTCGGCTTGATCTGGCTGTGGACGGACCCCGAGGCGCTCGCCAGCCATGCCCGGAGTGCGATCGGGCTGGCGAACGCGCCCATCGCGCCATCGCCGAGGGGGTACTGGGCAGCATTCGCGCTCGCCTGGGTGCCCGCCGCGTTCTTCATCCTGGCGATGCTGCGGCTGGGGAACCTGTTCCGGGCGTTCGGTGAGGGCAGGGTCCTCGTCGATGAGAACGCGACGAGGCTGGCGCAAGTCGGCTGGCTTCTCGCCGGCTTCGGCGCCGTGACGCCGGTGGTCCGTGCGGCCCAGAGCCTGGCGCTGACTTTCGACAATCCCGGCGGACAGAGGCAGATCGCCATCATGCTCGATCCCGGCATCTTCGCTGCCCTGGCCGCGGGGGCGACGCTGATCGCCTTCGGCCTGGTGCTGCGCGAGGCGATCAGGCTCTCGGACGAGAATCAGAGTTTCGTGTAA